The Leptospira johnsonii genome window below encodes:
- a CDS encoding bifunctional 3,4-dihydroxy-2-butanone-4-phosphate synthase/GTP cyclohydrolase II yields MIGSIEQAIEDIKAGKMIILVDSEDRENEGDLVCAAQFTDKEKVNFMATYGRGLICFPMEGDRLRQLGLNRMVDDLSLGDKHGTAFTVSVDAKHGTTTGISAQDRATTIQVLIDPKTTPGDLMKPGHLFPLQAVSGGVLRRAGHTEASVDLSKLAGLYPAAVICEIMNDDGTMSRLPDLEKFAEKHGLNIYTIEDLIRYRRKKENLIHLEVETSLPTEYGDFSVRAYSTIIDDKVHVALVKGKIDKNEPVMVRVHSECFTGDIFGSGRCDCGPQLHSALSMIAQEGKGILLYMRQEGRGIGLINKLKAYNMQDQGLDTVEANEKLGFAPDLREYGVGAQILKDIGVGKMKLLTNNPRKIVGLEGYGLEVTDRIPIEIKPTGNNHHYLFTKKMRMGHLLGLN; encoded by the coding sequence ATGATCGGCTCCATTGAACAGGCAATCGAAGATATAAAAGCGGGGAAGATGATCATTCTCGTGGATTCCGAAGACAGGGAAAACGAGGGAGATCTGGTTTGTGCCGCCCAATTCACCGACAAAGAAAAGGTGAATTTTATGGCCACCTACGGAAGGGGGCTGATTTGTTTTCCTATGGAGGGAGACAGGCTCAGACAGCTCGGTCTGAACAGAATGGTGGACGACCTGAGTTTGGGAGACAAACACGGGACAGCATTTACTGTTTCCGTAGACGCAAAACACGGAACTACTACTGGGATTTCCGCCCAGGATAGAGCTACTACCATACAAGTTCTGATCGATCCTAAAACTACCCCGGGCGACCTGATGAAACCTGGTCATTTATTCCCTCTACAAGCGGTTTCAGGCGGAGTTCTCAGAAGAGCAGGACATACAGAGGCCTCTGTAGATCTTTCAAAATTGGCGGGGCTTTATCCTGCTGCTGTGATCTGCGAGATCATGAACGATGATGGAACAATGTCTCGTCTTCCTGATCTGGAAAAATTCGCAGAAAAACACGGACTGAATATTTATACAATCGAAGACCTAATTCGTTACAGAAGGAAAAAAGAAAATCTAATCCATCTAGAAGTGGAGACTAGTCTTCCTACCGAATACGGGGATTTTTCCGTCAGAGCTTATTCTACCATCATTGATGATAAGGTGCATGTTGCATTAGTAAAAGGTAAAATTGATAAGAACGAACCTGTAATGGTCCGCGTACATTCGGAGTGTTTTACCGGGGATATTTTCGGAAGCGGGCGCTGCGATTGTGGACCTCAACTTCATTCCGCTCTTTCTATGATCGCTCAGGAAGGGAAGGGTATTCTTCTCTACATGAGACAAGAAGGTAGGGGAATCGGTCTTATCAATAAACTCAAGGCTTATAATATGCAGGACCAAGGTTTGGACACTGTAGAAGCTAACGAGAAATTGGGATTTGCTCCCGACTTGAGAGAATACGGAGTTGGCGCTCAGATCTTGAAAGATATAGGTGTGGGTAAGATGAAACTTCTTACCAATAATCCACGTAAGATCGTCGGGTTAGAAGGTTATGGTCTGGAAGTTACGGATCGTATCCCGATAGAGATCAAACCTACAGGAAATAACCACCATTATCTATTCACTAAAAAAATGAGAATGGGGCATTTACTCGGACTGAACTAA
- a CDS encoding riboflavin synthase, producing MFTGLIECTGKIESVQDTGDGKIFKVSTTWKDPDLKSGDSISVNGACHTVTSFLENGNKFEFYSSYKTLELTNFGSFQVGTKINLERSVLPHTRMGGHFVTGHVDLTGTILLSEEKDSGKVRRFVISHDPSFTKYFAVRGSVTVDGISLTIVDSRPGEFELVLIPETLIVTNASEAWKVGAKVNLEVDLIARYLEQLGKHA from the coding sequence ATGTTCACAGGACTTATAGAATGTACCGGAAAAATTGAATCTGTCCAAGACACAGGTGACGGTAAAATTTTTAAAGTATCCACCACATGGAAAGATCCCGATCTAAAAAGCGGGGACTCAATTTCCGTTAACGGTGCCTGCCATACTGTTACTTCCTTCTTAGAGAATGGGAACAAATTCGAATTTTATTCTTCTTACAAAACTCTAGAGCTTACTAATTTTGGTAGTTTCCAAGTAGGAACCAAAATTAATTTAGAGAGATCTGTCCTTCCCCATACTAGAATGGGCGGTCATTTTGTGACTGGCCATGTGGATCTAACAGGAACTATTCTCCTTTCAGAAGAAAAAGATTCCGGGAAGGTGAGAAGGTTCGTAATTTCCCATGATCCTTCTTTCACCAAATATTTTGCGGTCAGAGGTAGCGTGACTGTGGACGGGATCTCTCTTACCATCGTGGATTCAAGACCGGGAGAATTCGAATTGGTTCTGATCCCGGAAACTCTTATTGTCACTAATGCTTCCGAGGCATGGAAAGTAGGAGCCAAGGTGAACTTAGAAGTGGACCTAATTGCTAGATACTTGGAACAGCTAGGTAAACACGCTTAG
- a CDS encoding bifunctional diaminohydroxyphosphoribosylaminopyrimidine deaminase/5-amino-6-(5-phosphoribosylamino)uracil reductase — MSHSLPEKIREELIRYSFVSTGYSSPNPPVACVLEDANTGEILASASTQKTGQNHAEREAYRLLREKFPNGKLPNHNVYVTLEPCSHYGKTPPCIDLFLEEKPIRLEYGWKDPNPLVSTSSGLNKLSEIGIQVVENPRLAEISSEFLFGFKSRIKRRRPAVLLKTSLSKEGYFSSGEGLREKISSNESDVFLSLVRAKVDAILVGPNTVRVDDPGLDFRIPSSLPSIAPNILRNIENFNLGRNSYKGFSGLVSAVLEYSSDPKVFEIHKEKEKDYQPLRVFFLPDQNSISEKFLEKQNRINDRIEKKYAAFFLDEKKSYDPSLLKRLENLSKFPLEKISFSDVSRILEVLHSWEINTALVEGGNFLYKLFSPILTEDDAILQIRSNTVSFPKGILPEWKGKFSMEWQTELGSDLWEVGRCSQDL; from the coding sequence TTGAGCCATTCCCTCCCGGAAAAAATTCGGGAGGAACTGATCCGCTATTCCTTTGTCTCCACCGGATATTCTAGTCCGAATCCTCCGGTGGCTTGCGTTTTAGAAGATGCCAACACAGGAGAGATCCTGGCTTCCGCTTCTACACAAAAAACCGGACAGAACCACGCAGAAAGAGAAGCCTATCGTTTGCTTCGAGAAAAATTCCCAAACGGAAAACTCCCCAATCATAATGTATACGTAACCTTAGAGCCTTGCTCTCATTACGGCAAAACCCCTCCTTGTATCGATCTATTCTTAGAAGAAAAACCTATTCGTCTGGAATACGGATGGAAGGATCCGAATCCTTTGGTTTCTACTTCTTCCGGTTTGAACAAACTATCAGAGATCGGCATCCAGGTTGTAGAGAATCCTAGATTAGCCGAAATTTCTTCAGAGTTTTTGTTCGGGTTCAAGTCCAGGATAAAAAGAAGAAGGCCTGCAGTTTTACTCAAAACTTCTCTCAGCAAAGAAGGTTATTTCAGTTCAGGAGAAGGTCTTAGGGAGAAAATATCCTCAAACGAATCGGATGTATTTCTCTCTCTCGTCCGAGCCAAGGTGGATGCGATACTGGTAGGACCCAATACTGTCCGAGTCGACGACCCAGGTTTGGATTTTAGAATCCCTTCTTCTTTGCCGAGTATCGCGCCGAATATTTTACGTAATATTGAGAATTTCAATCTAGGTAGGAATTCCTACAAAGGATTTTCTGGACTTGTCTCAGCGGTTTTAGAATATTCTTCTGATCCGAAAGTGTTTGAGATCCATAAAGAAAAAGAGAAGGATTATCAACCTCTAAGAGTTTTCTTTTTACCGGACCAAAATTCTATCAGCGAGAAATTTTTAGAAAAACAAAATCGGATCAATGATAGGATCGAAAAGAAGTATGCCGCATTCTTCTTGGATGAGAAAAAATCTTACGATCCAAGTTTACTAAAACGATTAGAGAACCTTTCCAAATTTCCATTGGAGAAGATCAGTTTCTCGGATGTCTCCAGAATTTTAGAAGTTTTACATTCTTGGGAAATCAACACTGCGCTCGTGGAAGGCGGAAATTTTCTATACAAACTATTTTCTCCCATTCTTACCGAAGATGATGCGATCTTACAAATCAGATCTAATACTGTTTCTTTTCCAAAAGGAATCTTGCCTGAATGGAAGGGAAAATTTTCCATGGAATGGCAGACCGAACTAGGTTCCGATCTTTGGGAGGTGGGAAGATGTTCACAGGACTTATAG
- the secF gene encoding protein translocase subunit SecF, which yields MFDFIKYKYISITFSTILIVIGFGVTFGKYGGFATSLDFDGGLRAVVEFPENVERKTLEEYFSSKNLEAVLVLMDKDKNDYQIDIGLGSVDQIKQLYVERKGKDSIEAKQASAIDALIGLLQEDFKLEKKKILSANQVGSVVGAELTSTGISLLSLTLFFIMLYLSFRFQFKFALGAILALIHDLVITIAFIGFFQIKPSVPIIAALLTLLGYSINDTIVVFDRIRENAGNLRDAFSQIINISINQTLSRTFNTSVATLISVVAIIIGGAVELYDFAYVLTFGIILGTFSSVFIAAPLVDIYDGLSKRWKRS from the coding sequence ATGTTTGATTTTATAAAATATAAATACATATCCATTACTTTCTCTACGATCCTGATAGTGATCGGGTTCGGAGTAACCTTCGGAAAATACGGAGGATTTGCTACTTCTTTGGATTTTGACGGAGGTTTAAGAGCCGTAGTCGAATTCCCTGAGAATGTGGAACGTAAAACCTTGGAGGAGTATTTCTCCTCTAAAAACTTAGAAGCTGTTTTGGTCCTTATGGATAAGGATAAAAACGATTACCAAATCGATATAGGCCTAGGCTCTGTAGACCAGATCAAACAACTTTATGTAGAAAGAAAAGGTAAAGATAGTATAGAAGCAAAACAAGCTTCTGCGATCGATGCATTAATAGGACTTTTACAAGAAGACTTCAAATTAGAAAAAAAGAAAATCCTCTCCGCGAACCAAGTAGGTTCCGTAGTAGGGGCCGAGTTGACTTCCACAGGGATCTCTCTTTTGAGTTTAACTCTTTTCTTCATTATGCTTTACTTAAGCTTCCGTTTCCAATTCAAGTTTGCATTGGGAGCAATCTTAGCTTTGATCCATGACTTAGTGATCACGATCGCGTTTATCGGATTTTTCCAGATCAAACCGAGCGTTCCTATTATTGCGGCCCTTCTGACCTTATTAGGATATTCAATCAACGATACGATCGTGGTATTCGATAGGATCCGTGAAAATGCAGGGAACTTGAGAGATGCTTTTTCCCAAATAATCAATATTTCGATCAACCAAACACTTTCCAGAACGTTCAATACTTCCGTGGCGACTTTGATCTCCGTGGTTGCGATTATCATAGGTGGGGCCGTGGAGTTATATGACTTCGCTTATGTTCTTACCTTCGGGATCATCCTCGGAACATTCTCCTCAGTATTTATTGCTGCACCTCTCGTGGATATCTACGATGGCTTGAGTAAGAGGTGGAAACGCTCTTGA